The DNA sequence ATACTTGAAATCATATGGCAATCACCAATAGAATCTGGCAAGCATTTCAGCTCTCTACACCATGACAGGTTCAATGTTCTTAACATCTGCAACTTACCAATTGAGTCTGGCAACACTGTAAGCTGAATGCAATAGTAAAGATCAATACTTGAAATCATATGACAATCACCAATAGAATCTGGCAAACACTTTAGATTCATACATCTCGATAACTTTATTGTTCTTAACATTCTCATCTTACAAATTGATTTTGGTATCTCGACAAGTGAAAAGCTGAGTTCTACAAGAAGTGCTTGCAGGCTCCAAACATCTGACATAGTCTCAGGAAGTGTTTCACAATCTAGTTCTGAAACGGCAAGATATTTGAGATATTTAACTTGAGACATGGTGTTAGCTCCTTCTGCATTGAGATATCCCACCGTAACACTACGCAAGTGCTTTGCATGCTTCAGTGCCATGGCATATATGTAATCTTCATACTTAGGCATATATACAGCACGtgcttttctaaaaaaaattttaggtgccATATGTTCTGTCTGTTTAATCAAAGAAAAATATCTATAGCTCTTTGTGGTACTGCTGCTTGCCTCATTTGGCATGTCAAGCGAAATTTCATCACCCAAGATGGACAAGGCAAGATCATGAACCAAATCATGCATCCAACATGTCACTCTCCCATCTTGTTCTTTGACATTTTGTAGGAATGACGCTTGCACAAGAGAATTAAAGTGCTTGTGTCCAACATCCAAGTAGCCAATACCATTCTCTAGAATGATCATATCATGAGCAATCCATAGGTCAATCAGTTGTTGTTTATCAATCTTATGACCTTTGGGAAACACTGAACATATTGTAAAGCACTGTTTGAGATTAGATGGCAGATGGAAATAGCTTAACCTTAAGCATGCAGCCACTCTATCTTCTCTACCATTAAAATTTGATAAGTTTTTGTCTCTCATGGCCTGCCACTCCTCTATCAGATCCTTGCCATGGAGAGAACCTGCAAGAACTTTAATTGCTAGAGGCACCCCACCACATTTGTCCACAATCGCCTTCCCAACCTCTTCAAATTCAAAATTCCAACCTGTAGCAGGTGTTACCAAACTTTGTTGGAATAGTTGCCAGCTGTCATCTGGAGATAAGAATGGCAAGTGAAATTGGTCGGTGGATCCCACTATTACCGCAACTTCTGTATTTCGAGTAGTAAGTAAAATCCTGCTTTGAGGTGCACCCACCTTTATATATACCATGAATTCTTCCCACTCATCTCGTGAGTTAGTCCAAACATCatccaatacaagaagaaacttTTTTCCATTCAACTTGTCTGAGATTGTTTTGGTCATATAAGGCAAGGCATGTGGTCCTGGATTATTTTCAGAAAAAGCTTCAAACACTTTTTTGATGAGATCTTTGACATCAAATTCTTGTGACACATGAACCCATAGTCTAACTTCAAAATGTTTCTCTATAATGTTACCATCATTGAAAACCAGTTTAGCCAAGGTAGTCTTCCCTGATCCGCCAAGCCCAATGACAGAAACTATCTTAATTTTCTGTAGATCATCATTCGCTTCAAGCATGGATATTATCTTCTGCTTATCTTTATCTCTTCCAACTACTAATTCCTCATCAACGTTGGACAATGATAGCACCtcctttgttttcatgtttgtaTGTCGAACTGGAGGATCCACTGATAAACTATTCTTTATTGCAATGTATTCAGTTCTTTGCTTCACAATTGCAGCAAATCTCTTCTTAATTGCCTTGATCTTGTTGGCTGCCTTGCATTGAAATACAAATGATTTTGGTATTGTGCAAAGATAATTGGACACAATGCCACCATCACTATTGGAGTCATGTTTTTCAGCCTTTAGCTGGAACTCATCAACAACATCATCAACATCATAAGAAATatctttcaactttttgagccaaGAAAATGATTGTTTACTTCCAACAGAATTGTCTGTTGTTGTTTCCAGCCAAAAGTTGATCTCCGCAACAAGATCATGGAGCTCCTGGAGATCTTCCTTAACACCCACTATAGAGCTGTACTCTTTGATTAGCAGTGGAGCTAATTTGTTGACCACAATCTTCAAGGTTCCGGATACTACAGCAGAAATGGCAGCAGCTTCTACACCTGTCATTTTTCTTAAAGATTCTCCCGTCCCAGAGATTTCCTGCAAAAATGAATTCACAGTGAGCTGCCAGCCTGCCAATCAAGAAGGcagaatatataaaaaaaagttgTACCAAAATATGGCTCTATATGCATGGTGCAACTAATCATTCCTATTGTGCTTTCATGTGTAATAGTGTTTTTTGTTTGCTGCACTAACGCGTGAACAATACCGACAACAATTTGAGAAAAGATTTCATTCAAATAATAATCTGGTAGAAGTGCAGAAAACTGTAGTTGATATATTTAAGATGTCTGACCTTGGTAAACAGGGGCTCAAGTACACATCCTGCCTTTTGATCTTCACGTTATTGAAGTGCTTCTTTGCAAATaatgtactccctctgttccaaactATAAGAAGCGTCATCTATGTCAGGAAATCAAAGAGTACGGGATACAAAGTACTCCaccgtttcaaattataagacgtatTTATAAGACAGATAATCTTAGATATATACTATGACAAATAATCTTAGATATATACTAtgacaaaacgtcttataatctATGTCAAAGAGCTTACTAAGTTTTTAGACATAGTATATATCTAAGTATATAGCAAATCTATGTATCTAAAAAAGCCAGAACACATATTATAATTAGGAATGGAGTACATGAAAATGAACTATTTAACCACGGCCTCTAGAACTGAACATAGCGGTACTGTGTCCAGATGATCTATGAGTCTGTGAGTTTTATGACTGATGAGTGTTCCAGTATTAAGTACCTTAAGAGTATACAAAAAGGCCTATAATGTGCTAAGAAAGGTATAGGCATCAGAGATGAGATGAAGATCATAGACTGGAGCAAGAACCATAATAAAATAGGATGCTACATTATTTGTCAGAAATAAACTAAATACCTGGAGCTAAGGGATGTGCTGCCGTTGCTTGTTCAATCTCCAAATATGATCTTCCTTTTCTCCTCTACAGACCAGACATCCGAATCTGTGTTGCACAGTGCAGGCTTGAGCCTAGATCTTGATGGCCAGTGATGAGCACTTGGGATCTGGTTGCTTGTGATGCTTCGTTGCCAACTAATCAACTGTTAGATACAAGGACACAATGTAGAGCAGGAATGCTAGACTCCGACTATCTCTCTACGCCGATGATGCTGTTATCTTCATCAACCCAATCAGGGAGGAGGTCACAGCGCTGTTTGAAATCCTCGAGCAGTTTGGAGCGACAACCGGCCTAAAGCTAAATATTGGAAAATGCACAGTAGCCCCTATCAGATGTGCTGAGATCAACCTAGATCATGTTCTTGAGGGTTATAGAGGAAATAAAACAAACTTTCCAATCACATACCTGGGTCTACCATTGTCCTTAGGTAGGCTGAAGGTTGTGCACCTGCAAAAGATTGTTGATAAATCAAGATCTCGGTTAGCTGCGTGGCAAGGAAGACTAATGAACCCGGCGGACAGGCGAGAATTGGTACGCTCTGTGCTTAGCTCCATGCCTGTATACCTAATGACTACTCTCAAGGCGCCAAAGCAGCTGATTGCGGACATTGATCAAATGAGGCGTCGCTTCCTTTGGGCGGGAGATAATGAGATTTCAGGAGGCAAATGCAAAGTGGCTTGGACAGCTGTGGCCAAGCCGGAGGAGTTTGGTGGATTGGGCATTATTGATTTAGATAAATTCAGCAGGGCACTGCGCCTTAGATGGCTTTGGTTCCAGTGGACTAAACCAGAAAGACCATGGAATGGGTCTGAACTACCAGTGAATGCTGATGATGTGGCGCTCTTCAATGCAGCTACAACTGTCACCGTTCGAGATGGAAGGAAGGCCTCCTTCTGGCACTCTAGTTGGATCGAAGGGAGAGCACCGGCCAGTCTGTGGCCGCGGCTGTACGCCCACAGCAGGAAAAAGAATAGGACAGTCAGAGAAGCATTGTTGAATAGAAGATGGGTGAGTGATATTGCACACAATCTGAATCAGGATCTGCTTAAGGAATATTTTGAGTTCTGGTTGGCTATCGACCGTGTCAGGCCAGCTCTAGATGAGGCAGGTGGAGACATAATTATCTGGGGCCTTGAAAGTTCAGGTCAATACTCCAGCAAATCGGCATACATGATTCAGTTTGCTGGCCAAAGTCCAATCCCCTTTCCCAGCCTTAATCTGGAAAGCCTGGGCACCGCCAAAGTGCAAATTCTTCTTATGGCTGCTGCTAAAAAACAGGCTATGGACCTCAGCACGTCTGCAACAGCGTCATTGGAAGAATAACTACTTCTGCGCACTATGTGAAAGAAACCTGGAGACAGCACACCACTTATTCTTTGAATACCCCTACTCTCGACTAGTTTGGCAAGCTGTATCGAGTTCATGCCCTAGCTTGCAGCCGGCTTCATGGGAAGACAGGAGCCGCCTCGAGGACTGTTTCAGCCAAACCTTGACAACAGGGGAGAAGAAGGCGCATACATTGGCAATCCTAACTCTATGGAGCATTTGGAACCGACGAAATGCAGTTGTTTTCAGGGAAGATCGAAAGACGACCATTTCACTAGTGGTGGAGATTAAGGACATGGCTCGCCAATGGTCGTTGGCAGGATGCAAAGCTCTTAGGCCTCTTATGGTTGCACATGTAATTAGTGAGTAATTAGCTAAGAACAAAAGCCCCACGCGGTCTAGGCTGCGTGGGGGAGCGCTGCTCGCGCTTGTAACCCGATGTTTCCTGCTTCTCCTCTTATTATTAATCAAAGCCGGTAAAACCGgatctttaaaaaaaaatgtagaGCAGAAAGGTAGGCGTCAGAGATGAATGAAAGAGATCTTGGATGAATTTGACCGGAGCAAGAAATGGGATGCTATGTTGCACACCAGAGCTCAGGGATCGGAAGCTAGCCTTTGATAGTGCCGCCTCCCAAATAGAACCTTCGATTCCTTTGCTCCTTTGCTATGTTGCACACCAAAACTTCTGGGAACTGGGATTGCCTTAGCTAACTTGTGACAGCTTCCTTGTGAAGCTAAGCCTAAGCTATCAGCTGCTGGCGGCTCATGTAGTCATGCCACAAGATGGAGGGGCTCATCAACAAGCAAAGAGAGGAACCATCCGGGAAGATGCCACGGAGTTGTGCTGCGCGTACCGTGGAGACCAGCGAGCCAAGAttccgaggccttgtttagatccaaattcttttttattttgagactgtagcattttcatctgtatttgacaaacattatctaattatagactaattagatttaaaagattcgtctcacggttTATATGTAAATtgttaataatttttttatctatatttaatgctcaatgcatgtgtcacaagatttgatgtgacgaagaatcttataaacttttgggttttttgagcgcatctaaacaagacctttatTTAGTTAgacgttaaggccttgtttacttagcaaaattttttggctttggctactataacacttttgtttatatttgacaattattgaataactagactcaaaaaattcgtcttgaaaattcaattagttattttttatctatatttaatgctccatgtatgtgccacaaggaGTCTGTTTGCTTGTCTATAAAGTCATGACTAAAAGTAATGTTCGTTGATGTATTAGGAGAGAAAGACGCTGCTGACtggtgtgacgaaaaatcttgaaaactttggaaatctttttaagaactaaacagCCCCTAAAGCAACAACCAGGATCGCTGCTTTCGATGACTCGAGGTCCCCAGTTCCCACTAGTGGCACATTTCATCGAACGGGCCGCGCCCCAGGCTTAGTTAATCCTTCACCAGCAGCATAAGTATGATGTCGTCTTGGAGTTTAGGCATCATTGCATTGGATGCTTATTGGATGGAAAGGCGCACTAGCTAAGAACCTAAAATAATGCGTGCTGAACTGGAAGTGTCAGTCGGCGTTGATGATGGTTCAACCGTACCCAAACTTTGGTTACATACAAAATCATGTACGGAGGCAGCCTCCAAAGTGAAAAATATAACCCATGCGAGGCCGTATCGATCACTACATTCCATGGTGTGGAGAAATAAAAATAATCCATATTCACCTGTGTTCAATGCTCACTGCTTGCCTTCACTTGGGGACGCGTGTAACTTACAGGAATGTCTGTTTCTTGTATTCTAGGAAAGTAGTTTGCACATGTACATGATTAAATATATGAAATTAACTACTAATAatgtttataatacataatatcATTAATTAGATAGATTCATTAATTTTATGATAAATTTATTCAGAGATACAAGTGttgcaaatatttttttttaaacttaGTCAAACTTAGCGCAATTCATACGGTATCACTTAAATAAGGGATGGAGGGAAATGGCGACAAATATTGTTGGAATTGCCTACTACGTCGGAGGGAAAATTTGTTGTGGTTACATACAAAATCCTATGAGATTTCAAAGCAGCCCCCAAAGTGCAAGCATATATAGAGTATATGACCCATGCCATGCCAGCCGTATCACTACGTCAATTCCACGGTCTGTTTCTTGTATTCACATGCATGCTCGCGACATACCTACTCCCACTACCCCAGTTGTATTGGTATCTGTTGCAAAGGTTTTGCTGTTGTACGCGTTGCAGTAgtactaggtagcgtgcccgtgcgttgctacgggttaGTAAACAAATACACAGATCGCACAATAAGTATATATTTCTGTAAAATTTAAGTATCAATATTAAAATAACATTAAATACAAACCACAAAGTTTTATGAAATTAACATCGTCATGGAGAGCAGCCATCGCAGACTCACAAACTCTACTTAATAGATTAGGTGATGCATCAGTAATGTCAATCATGCCACTTTGATCTATACATATACTGAAGTAATCATctacatatatataataaaatggtATGAACCTTGTCATCGACATCATACAAGCATAAGAAAATAAAATTAGtagaaggaaaaaaaactgAATCGATACATGTGTTATCATTATCAATCATCATGTGTGAGCTGTCTCGATGTAGCAAATCACTATCTTCACAGGCATCAATGTTTTCCATGGTTGATTCAACTCCAACTGGTCTATATATACATCACtatatattaaataaacttaAAAATGGAAATATTGTATTCATAAAAAAGGATTACATGATGATATCGTTCACGACATTTTAAATTTTTTCCAATCTGTTCTTGATGATACTTTTctctaagtttttttttcatccCTTTCCTCTTCGAGTCATCAATGCATGCCGTGTTTTTTTCTCTTTCCTTTTTATGATGTACACGTTCATCAAGTTATGCTCATGAATTTGATGTTGATTGGCCATCTCTTTGAAAATAAGTTGAAAATAACTTATTGACCACAAATAAGTTGGAAGCATCTATGGACATCAGTATAAACAATTACCACCATTGATGGTGTTTGTCAAGTCTTCAAATGGTGTACGACATTCACTATCTTGCATAGGTTCCATTATAATCAAACTGAACACATAATTAAAATTTAAGTATGAATATTAAAGAACATGATAATTATTTATACACACAATTAAACTGAACACACAATTAATATTAAAGATACATGTGGTTCCTCTCTATTACCGGTCGCATTTGAAGTCACAAATGAGAGGACATTTAAGTATCAATATCAATATTAATTGTGGTTCCCCTCTATCACTGGTCGTATTTGTTCACACATAAATAGATCAAAATATAAAATGTCTAATGCAATGGTGTCAAAAGAAAACTCGGCTAACTGATAAATAAAGGAACACATGTATCTTTCATCTATTAATGAATACAAGCTAATTTATCATGATAGAACTTGGGATGCATCAAGGTAACAAATCTTTTACTCAGAAAATGATGGACTGTGAATATCAAACTAAGGACACTGTGCACTATCAGTTTAGAAACAAACTAATTTCGCCTGCGAGCTTGCAGTAGTAGCATTCAGGCTCAGTATTTGCAGGTGTTGTCCTAAAATAACATTGAAAGCAACTTGACTGTCCTAAATACGCTGAAAATATCATGAATAAACCAGAAAGCATCATATGGTGAAAATAACATGAATAGCAACTTGACTGTCCTAAAATACAAACCATCGTGTTGCTCACTGCAGACAGGAAAATTCAGGTTCAGATCAATAAGAAATTGCAGGTGTTGTCACAACACTTTCTATCCAGCATTCAGAAGCGCATGATTCACACACAAAATAGGAGCAATAATCTagtagtaacaagtcaataccaATTTTAAACTGCTGCATCCTCTCCGGCATGAGAACCAAGTAACAAAGCATAGATTTTTCCGAACAAATATGcagagacacagaaaaggagagggGAGCAAGGGAAGGACATTGACCAGTTCCAAAGGCCGGTGTAAGAGACTATGGCGTTGTGTGCAGCTTGGCGAGGTCGTCCAGAGGCGGTTCCTTAGCCTACATGAATTGACAAACATAGGCCATCACAAATTAGAAAAAGACCAATAACTGAACCTGAAATGTGCGGCGGTTCCTTAGCAATCTCCCAATGAAAAACCTTTTACTCAGAAATATGGAGTTATGGACACACAGAAATTGTGAAGCAACAGTGACGCAACCTCCAGAAAAAAGAACAATCGTTTGAAGCAAGACATGTGTACCGAAGAATTTCTGAAAATATCATGAACAAACCAAGAAGCAGCATATGTTGAAAATAACATGAATATGACTGTCCTAAAATACAAGCCATCGTGTTGCTCACTGCAGACAGAAAAATTCAGGTTCAGATCAATAAGAAATTGCAGGTGCTGTCACAACACTTTCTATCCAGCATTCAGAAGCGCATGATTCACACACAAAACAGGAGCAATAATCTagtagtaacaagtcaataccaATTTTAAACTACTGCATCCTCTCCGGCATGAGAACCAAGTAACAAAGCATAGATTTTTCTGAACAAATATGCAGAGACACGGGAAAGGAGAGGGGAGCAAAGGAAGGACATTGACCAGTTCCAAAGGCCGGTGTAAGAGACTATGGCTTGCCTGCAGCTCAGCGAGGTCGTCCAGAGGCGGTTCCTTAGCCTACATGAATTGAGAAACATATGCCATCACAAATTAGAAAAAGACCAATCACTGAACCTGAAATGTGCGGCGGTTCCTTAGCAGTCTCCCATGAAAAACCTTTTACTCAGAAATATAGAGTTATGGACACACAGAAATTGTGAAGCAATAGTGACGCAACCTCCGGACAGAAGAACAATCGTTTGAAGCAAGACATGTGTACCGAAGAATTTCTGAAAATATCATGAATAAACCAGGAAGCACCATATGGTGAAAATAACATGAATATGACTGTCCTAAAATACAAGTCATCGTGTTGCTCACTGTAGACAGAAAAATTCAGGTTCAGATCAATAAGAAATTGCAGGTGCTGTCACAACACTTTCTATCCAGCATTCAGAAGCACATGATTCACACATAAAACAGGAGCAATAATCTagtagtaacaagtcaataccaATTTAAAACTACTGCATCCTCTCCGGCATGAGAACCAAGTAACAAAGCATAGATTTTCTGAACAAATATGCAGTGACAAAGGAAAGGAGAGGGAGCAAGGGAAGGACATTGACCAGCATAGAttttcttttgagcctagttaatccatgattggacaataattaccaaatacaaacaaaagttctatagtagccaaatccaaaaaaaaaatttggatctaaacaaagcctaagtctATGCTTGGATTCTCATCCGGAACAAAATTCTGACGGCTTATAACCTAGCGCCAAGAGGTTGGCATCATCAAAGTTGCTGCACACTCTGCAGCGGTCAGATGAAACTGGATCCCACATGTGCTTACATTGCCCCTTTGCTCATGCTGTGTGGAACCAGGTCCTCACCTGGGAGCATTTCGACAGCCAACAGCTAATGAACTCCTCAAGTATAAATTAATTCTGTAACAATTGGTGGAGACTGGTGCTGCGCACAACTTACGTTTTGCCTTTCCTTTCCCACCCTGTGTGATGCATCCACGCTCAACTGCTAGGCAGCATCTGGGGCTGTGTGTTTGAGATTGTTGTTGCTTAACTCTTGTACATAACTAAACTCCCTTTTTCATTTGTGCTAAAGAAAAAAATCAACAACCGCCGATTCATATACCAAACATGAATGAATTCAACCTCAGGGACTACCGAGAAAAAACTTATACAGCAAGCCACGATTCAGATACCAAACGTGAAGTCAGCCAGAGGTCCCCTCCGGCCAGCCCAGGTTAACCCCCCACCTACCCCACGCCATCGCCCCGCCCCCAACTCCCTGCTCTCCGGGGAGTGGGTAACAAACCCAAGTCGGCTCCATCAGCGCGGAAGATCACGGCATATCCCTCTCTTCGTCCCGCGGTAAAGGTGTAAGGCTCCGATCTAGGGTTCCCTTCGTCGTTCTAGGTACTCGATTATTTCCTCCTGGCGTGTGGTTGGGATTGAGAGGAAGATGGCGACGGCGGGAGAGACTTACTGATAGTGGAAACTTGCGACTTGACTGGGGTAGAAGAACGCCCTTGCTGTCGCTTCCTGCCTTTTTGCGGACGGAGCTGTCGCGGACGCGCGGACGTCGCTCCAAGACAGAGCTGTCGCGGACGGTGCGTACGACGCTCGAGGACGGCGCTCACGAGGAGGTCGCGGGCGGCGCTCGACGACGGCGCTCAACGGAGCTGTCGCGGATGGTGCGGACGGCGCTCGCGCGGACGGCAGCGAACGCGGGCGGCGTTCGAGGACGGGGCTCGCGCGGACGGATGAGCGGGGCCTCTTGCGCCGAGGAGCCGGATCCGGGAGTGGGCGATGCGGAGGATACGGGAccggggcgccgcggaggatgAGGGGGGGCTCTGCGTCGAGGATCTGAGCGGGGCGCCGAGGAGACGGAAGTGGGAGGGGGCGCCGCGAAGGATGGAAGGGGAGCGGGGCGccccaattttttacaatttggtcctttttttgaaaaaagttcacaattagacccctggaaaacttaagtgcagaaatggacccagggctcg is a window from the Sorghum bicolor cultivar BTx623 chromosome 5, Sorghum_bicolor_NCBIv3, whole genome shotgun sequence genome containing:
- the LOC8083042 gene encoding putative disease resistance protein RGA3; this encodes MTGVEAAAISAVVSGTLKIVVNKLAPLLIKEYSSIVGVKEDLQELHDLVAEINFWLETTTDNSVGSKQSFSWLKKLKDISYDVDDVVDEFQLKAEKHDSNSDGGIVSNYLCTIPKSFVFQCKAANKIKAIKKRFAAIVKQRTEYIAIKNSLSVDPPVRHTNMKTKEVLSLSNVDEELVVGRDKDKQKIISMLEANDDLQKIKIVSVIGLGGSGKTTLAKLVFNDGNIIEKHFEVRLWVHVSQEFDVKDLIKKVFEAFSENNPGPHALPYMTKTISDKLNGKKFLLVLDDVWTNSRDEWEEFMVYIKVGAPQSRILLTTRNTEVAVIVGSTDQFHLPFLSPDDSWQLFQQSLVTPATGWNFEFEEVGKAIVDKCGGVPLAIKVLAGSLHGKDLIEEWQAMRDKNLSNFNGREDRVAACLRLSYFHLPSNLKQCFTICSVFPKGHKIDKQQLIDLWIAHDMIILENGIGYLDVGHKHFNSLVQASFLQNVKEQDGRVTCWMHDLVHDLALSILGDEISLDMPNEASSSTTKSYRYFSLIKQTEHMAPKIFFRKARAVYMPKYEDYIYAMALKHAKHLRSVTVGYLNAEGANTMSQVKYLKYLAVSELDCETLPETMSDVWSLQALLVELSFSLVEIPKSICKMRMLRTIKLSRCMNLKCLPDSIGDCHMISSIDLYYCIQLTVLPDSIGKLQMLRTLNLSWCRELKCLPDSIGDCHMISSIDLCACIQLMMLPDSIGKLQMLRTLNLSGCRELKCLPDSICRNKMLRLLRLGFTNVQRLPSSMTKLENLECLDLHKCSWLVELPEGIGNLDKLQVLNLKGCTKLGGMPVGIGQLSRLQKLGLFCIGKGEKFARISELANVSRLGEELTIIDIQHVMDTNDAHVACLKQKINLQRLELNWMSKNMEEVNTELQQDVLDALEPPSGIQMLHISGYSGRQYAGWMQSQVGGGVQGPAPFPFLRVMKLFDFPNLKHLDGLVELPCLEELWLQSMPSVESISGGPFPSLVKLEMCKLPRLGRVWMVPERTVPDVENEGGCYNYNLTPHFGQVRVGSRLTELKIEDCPKLEVMPHLPPSLQHLVLQGSEQLLQLPGQCQGPSSSPSFNNLKEFELRKVTGMGGWELLHHMTALESLQIFRFSGVHTEVPATLWSLTSLRSLRVHGWDDIRELPESLGELRSLQELAIETCDRLTSLPQTMGQLTSLQKLVIQSCEALHQLPESLGELRCLQELAINFCRSLTSLPKTMGQLTSLQLLEIKHCDAVQQLPDCLGELCSLRKLEITDLPELTCLPQSICRLTTSLQKLRIDCCPGIKSLPEGIKDLTALKQLLIHHCRDLKRRCERGTGEDWHLISHIPDVFV